One window of Bactrocera tryoni isolate S06 chromosome 2, CSIRO_BtryS06_freeze2, whole genome shotgun sequence genomic DNA carries:
- the LOC120768896 gene encoding uncharacterized protein LOC120768896: MFQWHRHFSKVLTLLLGCACLSQQLAHPQGYAQVQHSGRDGANNEGPKIFKALNMDLIYPRTFNTSDNVVSTTETAIRPSEPTAQSQQRLAPTYVQGAQEYAAEQPILYVTPPAADLKVDGSNIEINSPHTEAATIMHANHNPVFTVDNEQQQSEAYDMPAGSTLAEPSPALQEYASTGRAIDYNRPTYNFNQLMTPLIKSPPLPAPAIREKPVTSNIGKIIYPQAFNQRRPPNEAEINKLSGKAPFSDRFTPGEATAAGQFKQHKHNHAQSFNAGNSNKLAAASQIVQQTYKAPENIYTFPPNINSHYSSPYQDPKAALPSSNVNSYAAAPSGPLPLNVNLATASSNDSGYKYPGPTNPDNLPPAGKDADDAKAPAADADSDDTIGVLPASAMGDGDKDVSGKDNAGGDDMGANDHDHDHDQDHPPPVDDTEYPTPPPGWVEQQPDEAPIHSFSHDSYHDHSFGVHDHFPSYPHYYPHYPEIIYDDHHHHHHDHPPPPTLPPITTEMPPPEPPPEPRVKKYSYFYIGRKLWYIPLYFTVWFSFYVLWLILKSIARHKVNLPNHYVSKRSLPDFVARETQAKEYINELTVSVLEKIEKFQRNYLT, from the exons atgttCCAGTGGCATAGACATTTCTCAAAAGTTCTAACCTTGCTTCTCGGCTGCGCCTGCCTCAGTCAACAGCTCGCGCATCCACAAGGCTATGCTCAAGTGCAACACAGCGGCCGTGATGGCGCGAATAATGAAGGACCAAAAATCTTTAAAGCCCTTAATATGGATTTAATTTATCCAAGAAC TTTCAATACAAGTGACAATGTAGTATCGACTACCGAAACCGCAATACGACCATCAGAGCCCACCGCGCAATCTCAACAACGACTTGCACCTACTTATGTACAAGGAGCTCAAGAATACGCGGCTGAGCAGCCCATTTTATATGTCACACCACCTGCTGCTGACCTGAAAGTTGATGGCagcaatattgaaattaattcacCACATACGGAGGCAGCCACCATAATGCACGCCAACCATAATCCCGTGTTCACGGTTGATAATGAGCAACAGCAATCAGAGGCGTATGACATGCCTGCGGGTTCGACGCTGGCCGAGCCATCGCCAGCCTTGCAGGAATATGCTTCAACTGGACGCGCTATCGACTACAATCGCCCAACATATAATTTTAATCAGCTTATGACGCCTTTAATCAAAAGTCCACCATTACCAGCGCCAGCGATACGTGAAAAGCCGGTTACATCCAACATCGGGAAAATCATCTATCCGCAGGCGTTTAACCAACGCAGACCACCAAACGAAGCGGAAATTAATAAACTCAGCGGTAAAG CTCCATTTAGTGACCGCTTCACGCCCGGAGAAGCAACCGCAGCTGGTCAATTCAAGCAGCATAAGCACAATCACGCACAGTCTTTCAATgctggcaacagcaacaaattggCAGCGGCTTCTCAAATTGTGCAACAAACCTACAAAGCACCGGAGAATATCTACACATTTCCACCGAACATAAATTCACATTATTCATCACCTTATCAAGACCCCAAAGCCGCCTTACCCTCAAGCAATGTGAATAGTTACGCAGCAGCGCCATCTGGACCGTTACCGTTGAATGTCAATTTAGCCACAGCTAGCAGTAATGATAGCGGTTATAAATATCCGGGACCTACAAATCCCGACAATCTACCACCAGCAGGAAAGGATGCCGATGATGCGAAAGCGCCCGCCGCTGATGCCGACTCCGATGACACAATTGGCGTGCTACCAGCCAGCGCTATGGGCGACGGAGATAAAGACGTGAGTGGTAAAGATAATGCTGGCGGCGATGATATGGGCGCAAATG ACCATGACCATGATCATGATCAGGATCATCCACCACCCGTTGATGATACCGAGTATCCTACACCACCACCCGGTTGGGTGGAACAACAGCCCGATGAAGCACctattcattcattttcacatgATTCATATCACGATCATTCTTTTGGTGTTCATGATCATTTTCCCTCATATCCACATTACTACCCGCATTATCCTGAAATCATTTATGATGACCATCATCACCATCACCACGATCATCCACCACCACCCACGCTACCGCCAATTACTACAGAAATGCCACCACCGGAACCGCCACCAGAGCCACGTGTCAAGAAATACAGTTACTTTTATATTGGTCGCAAATTGTGGTACATCCCGCTGTATTTCACGGTCTGGTTCAGTTTTTACGTGCTCTGGCTTATTCTCAAATCGATTGCCCGGCATAAG gTTAATTTGCCGAATCATTATGTCAGCAAGCGTAGTCTACCCGATTTTGTTGCGAGAGAGACGCAAGCAAAGGAATATATTAATGAGCTGACCGTGTCTGTGCTGGAGAAGATAGAGAAGTTCCAACGGAATTATTTAACATGA
- the LOC120768952 gene encoding zinc finger protein 62 homolog encodes MLASKLPLKTIAAEARKESISPVNDNMAWKRWCRLCAKEDDESHLCVFPEINEPGKLVDSSLATTIGKFFWVNIRPNDGLSNYVCIECHTLVSSLTQFTERVNKVQAMFCALQNTDPDSTMNLNEVKLQYGLLDMEFNHIIKHERNITKEVSSEKQSSDEDEFELVDEDNKEEFFELRENRERKSGENFSVELVKRGIKRKRQDVEPDEDGDNDGHNIISFGALLGESEDDTEEHFIIENMGTEEEELDDEELLRQLRGDDDEEDETEQLQNSKREELEKTLKSKKTDEISENLNEQEEEIEQNVDSEDGVGGGEKSAQVNKIDSSSRVRKKRRGRQPKYEVSAERAKDEAESTDTNDNSQTSTSYKYECSICQKKYKNATSYRKHIMEKHNKEPDIPDFKCETCNKIYPTERQLQIHARSHLALEDKLDIPCPYCERKFTKVAVMRQHVQGFHENKKPFICDECGRSLRTLAALTEHKLVHTNDAPFECEVCQRAFKNKARLKVHLETHNDSSYICTECGLKLNTRRTLKMHMLVHSDAKRYKCDFCPAAFKRTKALKNHLILHTGMRPYKCNFCEKTFSNGSNCRSHKKKMHAQELAEEEAMGKKAEAVTVPKLEELRSSTNVVGNPRRVQRHQGGLPLHMRQLLIAAEERAKREQTTQQTNGTQSSAGAEMNEEETQAHSTASTSQHEDDDESEFIELNEDLLRDDDDDDDEDDKEMIVYEIIAEI; translated from the exons ATGCTTGCCTCCAAATTACCACTTAAGACAATAGCTGCAGAGGCGCGTAAGGAGTCCATTTCACCAGTTAATGACAACATGGCTTGGAAACGTTGGTGTCGATTATGCGCTAAGGAAGATGATGAAAGTCATTTGTGTGTTTTTCCAGAAATAAATGAGCCTGGGAAATTGGTGGACAGCAGTTTGGCTACAACAATCGGAAAATTTTTCTGGGTTAAT ATTAGACCAAATGATGGACTATCGAATTATGTTTGTATTGAATGTCACACATTAGTATCGTCATTGACGCAATTTACAGAACGCGTTAACAAAGTGCAGGCCATGTTCTGCGCATTACAAAACACTGACCCGGATAGCACAATGAACCTGAATGAAGTTAAGCTGCAATACGGTTTACTTGATATGGAGTTTAATCATATTATAAAGCATGAGCGAAACATTACGAAGGAAGTCAGTAGTGAGAAACAATCGAGTGATGAAGACGAATTCGAACTGGTTGATGAAGATAATAAAGAAGAATTTTTTGAGTTACGCGAAAATAGAGAACgtaaatcgggtgaaaacttttCCGTTGAACTTGTTAAGCGCggaattaaaagaaaacgacAAGACGTTGAGCCTGATGAAGATGGAGATAATGATGGCCACAATATAATATCGTTCGGTGCATTGTTGGGTGAATCCGAAGATGATACAGAAGAGCATTTTATTATCGAAAATATGGGAACGGAAGAAGAGGAGCTTGATGATGAGGAGCTACTACGACAATTAAGAGGAGATGATGACGAAGAAGACGAAACTGAGCAGttgcaaaattcaaaaagagAAGAACtagaaaaaactttgaaaagtaaaaaaactgacgaaatttctgaaaatcttaatgaacaagaagaagaaatcgAACAAAATGTTGATTCTGAGGATGGTGTTGGTGGTGGTGAGAAATCAGCtcaagtaaataaaattgattcaAGTAGTCGGGTGCGTAAGAAACGACGAGGACGTCAACCGAAATATGAAGTAAGTGCGGAACGTGCAAAAGACGAAGCAGAGTCTACCGATACAAATGATAATTCCCAAACATCCACATCCTACAAGTATGAGTGTAGCATATGtcaaaagaaatacaaaaatgcaACTTCCTATCGCAAACATATTATGGAAAAACATAACAAGGAGCCAGACATACCAGATTTCAAATGTGAAACCTGCAATAAAATATATCCCACAGAACGTCAATTGCAAATACATGCGCGCTCACATCTCGCGCTCGAGGACAAACTCGATATACCGTGTCCATATTGTGAACGTAAATTCACCAAAGTGGCCGTGATGCGTCAACATGTGCAAGGATTTCatgaaaacaagaaaccttTCATTTGTGACGAATGTGGGCGTTCACTAAGAACGCTAGCAGCGTTAACTGAACACAAATTAGTGCATACCAATGATGCACCATTCGAATGTGAAGTGTGCCAGAGAGCTTTCAAGAATAAAGCGCGATTAAAg GTACATTTAGAGACACACAATGACTCCTCATATATCTGCACAGAGTGTGGCCTTAAGTTGAACACACGACGTACATTAAAAATGCACATGCTCGTGCATTCGGATGCGAAACGTTACAAGTGTGATTTCTGTCCCGCAGCATTTAAACGCACTAAAGCGTTgaaaaatcacttaattttacACACAGGCATGCGACCGTACAAGTGTAATTTTTGTGAGAAAACCTTTTCGAATGGCTCCAATTGTCGTTCGCACAAAAAGAAAATGCATGCACAGGAGTTGGCTGAGGAAGAGGCAATGGGCAAAAAAGCCGAAGCTGTAACGGTGCCCAAATTAGAAGAGCTCCGTTCAAG TACCAATGTTGTTGGTAATCCGCGTAGGGTGCAGCGACATCAAGGCGGTTTGCCGTTACACATGCGACAATTGTTAATCGCTGCCGAGGAGCGCGCAAAACGTGAACAAACCACGCAGCAGACGAATGGCACACAATCAAGTGCTGGTGCTGAAATGAATGAGGAAGAAACCCAAGCACATTCAACGGCTTCTACGTCGCAACATGAAGATGACGACGAGTCGGAGTTTATTGAATTGAACGAGGACTTGCTGCgtgatgacgatgatgatgacgatgagGATGATAAAGAAATGATTGTATATGAAATAATTGCTGAAATATAA
- the LOC120769373 gene encoding zinc finger protein 732-like isoform X2, giving the protein MDFEWTEATESNKTNLISVIHKLFNIKFNHKEKMPQVVCAECLLVLTSLEKFAARVCKIQKMYKEILQSEEGTAIDLKLLFEKYEVDQDVSQLVSKLSTINNLPYAPSNANSSPCNSAPIITTQASAFSDLIVYESHTDVLDSTNNTNNDCKDPLDEICECESSGSSNSFSTLEDVFAAAKKSDEKSIENTGDKKITKLEGLSSENTPENNLIFPVKETRIECNYICKHCPKRFQRFSSFRLHVKKKHGLIIPLEENTAFPCPNCDLMFHRKGLMTQHLKSVHADKTAFICEKCGEIMGSKDTLRDHMHTHSNYAPFKCKVCGKCFKQKTRLMKHMDIHGAKHICVECGLQLSSRATLYSHSFVHSDLMPHKCDYCGRAFKRSKTLKNHLILHTGLKPYSCDFCDKTFSNGTSCRTHKKHVHPLEFAAQEASGEKPVKAKNIPTLSVLKAVTRTAKNLTPVAPKQSGNFSLGKRPKLDQKHIDKSKGVISKEMTTV; this is encoded by the exons ATGGATTTTGAATGGA CTGAAGCAACGGAGAGCAATAAAACTAATCTGATTTCGGTAATtcataaattgtttaatattaag TTCAACCACAAAGAAAAGATGCCTCAAGTCGTGTGTGCTGAATGCCTACTAGTGCTAACATCTTTGGAAAAATTTGCTGCCCGTGTATGTAAgatacaaaaaatgtataaggAAATTCTGCAATCAGAAGAAGGCACTGCGATAGACCTAaagcttttatttgaaaagtatgAAGTAGATCAAGATGTTTCACAATTGGTTAGCAAATTAAgcacaataaataatttacccTACGCGCCGTCAAATGCAAATTCTAGTCCTTGTAATTCAGCACCAATCATAACCACGCAAGCATCAGCATTCTCAGATTTAATAGTTTATGAGTCGCACACCGATGTTTTAGATAGCACcaataatacaaataatgaCTGTAAAGATCCATTAGATGAAATTTGCGAATGCGAAAGTAGTGGGTCATCAAATAGCTTTTCTACCTTAGAGGATGTTTTTGCTGCTGCAAAAAAGTCGGATGAAAAATCTATAGAAAACACTGgcgataaaaaaattacaaaattggaAGGTTTGAGCAGTGAAAATACacccgaaaataatttgatttttccCGTGAAGGAAACCCGAATTGAATGTAATTACATTTGTAAGCATTGCCCAAAACGATTTCAACGCTTCAGTAGCTTTAGATTACATGTAAAGAAAAAGCATGGGCTCATTATACCACTAGAGGAGAATACAGCGTTTCCATGTCCTAACTGTGATTTAATGTTTCACAGAAAAGGCTTAATGACGCAACATCTAAAATCTGTGCATGCTGATAAGACAGCATTTATATGCGAGAAGTGCGGAGAAATTATGGGCAGTAAGGACACATTACGTGACCATATGCATACACATTCAAATTATGCTCCTTTCAAGTGTAAAGTGTGTGGTAAATGTTTTAAACAGAAAACTCGCCTAATG aaacacATGGATATACATGGAGCGAAGCATATTTGTGTTGAGTGTGGTTTACAATTGAGCTCCCGTGCTACACTTTATTCTCATTCATTTGTTCATTCTGATTTGATGCCACATAAGTGTGACTATTGTGGACGTGCCTTTAAACGttcaaaaacattgaaaaatcatcttaTTCTACACACTGGTCTGAAACCATATTCCTGCGATTTTTGTGATAAGACCTTTTCAAATGGAACTAGTTGTCGTACACACAAAAAACATGTACATCCGTTAGAATTTGCTGCTCAGGAGGCTTCCGGCGAAAAACCCGTTAAAGCGAAAAATATACCTACGTTGTCTGTCCTAAAAGcggt TACCCGAACAGCTAAGAACCTTACACCTGTAGCGCCGAAACAGAGTGGAAATTTTTCTTTAGGCAAGAGACCCAAGTTAGATCAAAAGCACATAGATAAAAGTAAAGGAGTTATTTCAAAGGAGATGACTACAGTCTAA
- the LOC120769373 gene encoding zinc finger protein 732-like isoform X1: MDFEWSIWCRFCAKADIKNINIFSAEATESNKTNLISVIHKLFNIKFNHKEKMPQVVCAECLLVLTSLEKFAARVCKIQKMYKEILQSEEGTAIDLKLLFEKYEVDQDVSQLVSKLSTINNLPYAPSNANSSPCNSAPIITTQASAFSDLIVYESHTDVLDSTNNTNNDCKDPLDEICECESSGSSNSFSTLEDVFAAAKKSDEKSIENTGDKKITKLEGLSSENTPENNLIFPVKETRIECNYICKHCPKRFQRFSSFRLHVKKKHGLIIPLEENTAFPCPNCDLMFHRKGLMTQHLKSVHADKTAFICEKCGEIMGSKDTLRDHMHTHSNYAPFKCKVCGKCFKQKTRLMKHMDIHGAKHICVECGLQLSSRATLYSHSFVHSDLMPHKCDYCGRAFKRSKTLKNHLILHTGLKPYSCDFCDKTFSNGTSCRTHKKHVHPLEFAAQEASGEKPVKAKNIPTLSVLKAVTRTAKNLTPVAPKQSGNFSLGKRPKLDQKHIDKSKGVISKEMTTV; the protein is encoded by the exons ATGGATTTTGAATGGAGTATATGGTGTCGATTTTGTGCGAAAgctgatattaaaaatatcaacatATTTTCAGCTGAAGCAACGGAGAGCAATAAAACTAATCTGATTTCGGTAATtcataaattgtttaatattaag TTCAACCACAAAGAAAAGATGCCTCAAGTCGTGTGTGCTGAATGCCTACTAGTGCTAACATCTTTGGAAAAATTTGCTGCCCGTGTATGTAAgatacaaaaaatgtataaggAAATTCTGCAATCAGAAGAAGGCACTGCGATAGACCTAaagcttttatttgaaaagtatgAAGTAGATCAAGATGTTTCACAATTGGTTAGCAAATTAAgcacaataaataatttacccTACGCGCCGTCAAATGCAAATTCTAGTCCTTGTAATTCAGCACCAATCATAACCACGCAAGCATCAGCATTCTCAGATTTAATAGTTTATGAGTCGCACACCGATGTTTTAGATAGCACcaataatacaaataatgaCTGTAAAGATCCATTAGATGAAATTTGCGAATGCGAAAGTAGTGGGTCATCAAATAGCTTTTCTACCTTAGAGGATGTTTTTGCTGCTGCAAAAAAGTCGGATGAAAAATCTATAGAAAACACTGgcgataaaaaaattacaaaattggaAGGTTTGAGCAGTGAAAATACacccgaaaataatttgatttttccCGTGAAGGAAACCCGAATTGAATGTAATTACATTTGTAAGCATTGCCCAAAACGATTTCAACGCTTCAGTAGCTTTAGATTACATGTAAAGAAAAAGCATGGGCTCATTATACCACTAGAGGAGAATACAGCGTTTCCATGTCCTAACTGTGATTTAATGTTTCACAGAAAAGGCTTAATGACGCAACATCTAAAATCTGTGCATGCTGATAAGACAGCATTTATATGCGAGAAGTGCGGAGAAATTATGGGCAGTAAGGACACATTACGTGACCATATGCATACACATTCAAATTATGCTCCTTTCAAGTGTAAAGTGTGTGGTAAATGTTTTAAACAGAAAACTCGCCTAATG aaacacATGGATATACATGGAGCGAAGCATATTTGTGTTGAGTGTGGTTTACAATTGAGCTCCCGTGCTACACTTTATTCTCATTCATTTGTTCATTCTGATTTGATGCCACATAAGTGTGACTATTGTGGACGTGCCTTTAAACGttcaaaaacattgaaaaatcatcttaTTCTACACACTGGTCTGAAACCATATTCCTGCGATTTTTGTGATAAGACCTTTTCAAATGGAACTAGTTGTCGTACACACAAAAAACATGTACATCCGTTAGAATTTGCTGCTCAGGAGGCTTCCGGCGAAAAACCCGTTAAAGCGAAAAATATACCTACGTTGTCTGTCCTAAAAGcggt TACCCGAACAGCTAAGAACCTTACACCTGTAGCGCCGAAACAGAGTGGAAATTTTTCTTTAGGCAAGAGACCCAAGTTAGATCAAAAGCACATAGATAAAAGTAAAGGAGTTATTTCAAAGGAGATGACTACAGTCTAA
- the LOC120769373 gene encoding zinc finger protein 732-like isoform X3: MPQVVCAECLLVLTSLEKFAARVCKIQKMYKEILQSEEGTAIDLKLLFEKYEVDQDVSQLVSKLSTINNLPYAPSNANSSPCNSAPIITTQASAFSDLIVYESHTDVLDSTNNTNNDCKDPLDEICECESSGSSNSFSTLEDVFAAAKKSDEKSIENTGDKKITKLEGLSSENTPENNLIFPVKETRIECNYICKHCPKRFQRFSSFRLHVKKKHGLIIPLEENTAFPCPNCDLMFHRKGLMTQHLKSVHADKTAFICEKCGEIMGSKDTLRDHMHTHSNYAPFKCKVCGKCFKQKTRLMKHMDIHGAKHICVECGLQLSSRATLYSHSFVHSDLMPHKCDYCGRAFKRSKTLKNHLILHTGLKPYSCDFCDKTFSNGTSCRTHKKHVHPLEFAAQEASGEKPVKAKNIPTLSVLKAVTRTAKNLTPVAPKQSGNFSLGKRPKLDQKHIDKSKGVISKEMTTV; encoded by the exons ATGCCTCAAGTCGTGTGTGCTGAATGCCTACTAGTGCTAACATCTTTGGAAAAATTTGCTGCCCGTGTATGTAAgatacaaaaaatgtataaggAAATTCTGCAATCAGAAGAAGGCACTGCGATAGACCTAaagcttttatttgaaaagtatgAAGTAGATCAAGATGTTTCACAATTGGTTAGCAAATTAAgcacaataaataatttacccTACGCGCCGTCAAATGCAAATTCTAGTCCTTGTAATTCAGCACCAATCATAACCACGCAAGCATCAGCATTCTCAGATTTAATAGTTTATGAGTCGCACACCGATGTTTTAGATAGCACcaataatacaaataatgaCTGTAAAGATCCATTAGATGAAATTTGCGAATGCGAAAGTAGTGGGTCATCAAATAGCTTTTCTACCTTAGAGGATGTTTTTGCTGCTGCAAAAAAGTCGGATGAAAAATCTATAGAAAACACTGgcgataaaaaaattacaaaattggaAGGTTTGAGCAGTGAAAATACacccgaaaataatttgatttttccCGTGAAGGAAACCCGAATTGAATGTAATTACATTTGTAAGCATTGCCCAAAACGATTTCAACGCTTCAGTAGCTTTAGATTACATGTAAAGAAAAAGCATGGGCTCATTATACCACTAGAGGAGAATACAGCGTTTCCATGTCCTAACTGTGATTTAATGTTTCACAGAAAAGGCTTAATGACGCAACATCTAAAATCTGTGCATGCTGATAAGACAGCATTTATATGCGAGAAGTGCGGAGAAATTATGGGCAGTAAGGACACATTACGTGACCATATGCATACACATTCAAATTATGCTCCTTTCAAGTGTAAAGTGTGTGGTAAATGTTTTAAACAGAAAACTCGCCTAATG aaacacATGGATATACATGGAGCGAAGCATATTTGTGTTGAGTGTGGTTTACAATTGAGCTCCCGTGCTACACTTTATTCTCATTCATTTGTTCATTCTGATTTGATGCCACATAAGTGTGACTATTGTGGACGTGCCTTTAAACGttcaaaaacattgaaaaatcatcttaTTCTACACACTGGTCTGAAACCATATTCCTGCGATTTTTGTGATAAGACCTTTTCAAATGGAACTAGTTGTCGTACACACAAAAAACATGTACATCCGTTAGAATTTGCTGCTCAGGAGGCTTCCGGCGAAAAACCCGTTAAAGCGAAAAATATACCTACGTTGTCTGTCCTAAAAGcggt TACCCGAACAGCTAAGAACCTTACACCTGTAGCGCCGAAACAGAGTGGAAATTTTTCTTTAGGCAAGAGACCCAAGTTAGATCAAAAGCACATAGATAAAAGTAAAGGAGTTATTTCAAAGGAGATGACTACAGTCTAA
- the LOC120769288 gene encoding zinc finger protein OZF-like: protein MDKNTTEDKPPLESIFIPAYPIIKAPFLPTKQQIFVESLPVICEPDIVIKTEDDDCEVKATKCENGAVEASSAPPPTTTASSFMDFDDTSSSSSSDDFDAVDNNYFDDERYKSKTKTSEKGSISPNKSVKKADGTEYVVTCKICTMGFQRMSNYKTHMKKKHKIELDEGTKRKKNKRLSTAERRMLEPKITCNICSMGFQRSSNYTSHMRKIHKIVGDATPFSCPNCPRKYEFEYELKRHMKKYIPLDERLIFPCPQCDRKFQTKVHVTRHIQFVHDNSRPFICEECGEAVHTRTILREHMLTHTDYSPFECKVCGKSFKRKQRLKRHMEIHGEKHICTVCGKELSSRCTLNKHLLVHTEDKAHKCEYCGRAFKLIKTLKVHLNIHTGEKRYECNFCDKVFSAPSTRRQHKKKKHPEKLLELEMLKTGKHIKSDAGSEDNSLTDNANENASTEAMDFSSSMNQPTTSSATYFKNPANMRDYPLPDFRMLDFVGRMMLE from the exons atggataaaaacactACTGAAGATAAACCTCCACTTGAATCCATTTTCATTCCGGCATATCCAATCATTAAGGCGCCGTTCTTACCAACTAAACAACAAATCTTTGTAGAAAGTTTACCTGTAATATGTGAGCCGGACATTGTGATTAAGACAGAAGATGATGATTGTGAAGTTAAAGCTACAAAATGTGAGAACGGAGCTGTTGAAGCATCATCCgcaccaccaccaacaacgaCTGCATCATCATTTATGGACTTCGATGATACAagtagtagcagcagcagcgatGACTTCGATGCAGTTGACAATAATTACTTCGATGACGAGAGGTATAAAAGTAAAACCAAAACCTCAGAAAAGGGAAGCATTAGTCCAAATAAATCTGTAAAGAAGGCGGATGGAACGGAATATGTAGTAACCTGTAAAATATGCACAATGGGATTTCAACGTATGAGCAATTATAAAACACATAtgaaaaaaaagcataaaattgaGTTAGATGAAGGCACAAAGAGAAAAAAGAATAAGCGTTTGTCGACCGCGGAAAGACGTATGCTGGAACCTAAGATTACATGTAACATCTGTTCAATGGGTTTTCAACGTAGTAGCAATTATACCAGTCACATGaggaaaatacataaaattgttGGTGATGCAACGCCGTTTAGTTGTCCAAATTGTCCACGTAAATATGAATTTGAATACGAGTTGAAGCGACATATGAAAAAATACATACCTTTGGATGAAAGGCTCATTTTTCCGTGTCCCCAATGTGATCGGAAATTCCAAACAAAAGTTCATGTCACAAGACACATTCAATTTGTTCACGACAATTCGCGTCCATTCATTTGCGAAGAATGTGGCGAAGCTGTGCACACTCGGACCATTTTACGCGAACATATGCTCACACATACTGACTATTCACCATTTGAATGCAAAGTATGCGGAAAGAGCTTTAAACGGAAACAACGACTAAAG AGACATATGGAAATTCATGGAGAAAAGCATATTTGTACCGTATGTGGCAAAGAGTTAAGTTCTCGATGTACACTTAATAAGCATTTATTGGTGCACACGGAGGATAAGGCTCACAAATGTGAATATTGTGGGCGAGCCTTCAAGcttattaaaactttaaaagtgcatttaaatatacacacCGGTGAAAAAAGATATGAATGTAATTTCTGCGACAAAGTGTTCTCGGCTCCATCAACTCGTCGTcaacacaaaaagaaaaagcatCCTGAGAAGCTACTTGAACTAGAGATGTTAAAAACAGGCAAACATATTAAAAGCGATGCGGGTAGTGAGGATAACTCATT AACGGACAATGCAAATGAAAATGCAAGTACTGAGGCAATGGATTTTTCATCAAGTATGAATCAACCAACCACCAGCTCGGCTACGTATTTTAAAAATCCCGCAAACATGAGAG ATTATCCTCTGCCAGACTTCAGAATGTTGGATTTTGTTGGTAGAATGATGTTGGAGTAA